Proteins encoded together in one Meles meles chromosome 7, mMelMel3.1 paternal haplotype, whole genome shotgun sequence window:
- the LOC123947304 gene encoding cationic amino acid transporter 3-like, whose amino-acid sequence MLRQALHRFGQKLVSRRPLEKEVDEFNSGIKLSTLDLVALGVGRTVGVGMYFLANEVARNQAGPSTVICFLVAGLTSLLAGLCYGEFSVRIPHSGSAYLYSYITVGELWAFITGWNLILSFVVDALAVVQAWFLMLDIFVGNQISETQQETISQYVPQVIADNLHYFFVIFLFLFVELLSMSWRGFFIVFKLFTLLRVLVLSFFIISGFMKGDPHNRKLTEEDYIQAGLNGTSSLGPPGSGGFVPFGFEGILHGSATCFYAFIGFRHIVTRVKESHNPQHSIPIGIVISQLICFLLYCGVSVALTLMVPYYQLRPGSTLPEAFLHIGWVPAYYVVAFAIFCSILISTYWGFMFPIHQMIRMMAEDNVLFPFLARIHTVAYARIISTVIFGIIAIIMVFFFGLTDLLDLRSIGTLISHSLVALCVLIIRYQPERRKEENEPQLQEENGEIEPKVQEENEENETEVQQENGGNEIQEQGETAPASEKLILRTIFFPGSPTPTPLSGWVVYVCSSLLVLLLTLLCLVLAHWPGPLSGDLVPITVIVLLLVLIIGITGVIWRQPQSSTHLPFKVPAVPLLPLLSIFVNVCLMLQMSAATWAFFGVWMLIGVAFYFGNGIQQSLVT is encoded by the coding sequence ATGCTGCGTCAGGCACTTCACAGGTTTGGTCAAAAGCTGGTAAGCAGACGTCCACTGGAGAAAGAAGTGGATGAGTTTAACTCTGGCATAAAACTGAGCACTCTGGATTTAGTGGCCCTGGGTGTGGGCCGCACAGTGGGTGTAGGTATGTACTTCCTGGCTAATGAGGTGGCCAGGAATCAAGCAGGACCATCCACTGTGATCTGCTTTTTGGTGGCAGGTCTAACATCACTGTTGGCTGGTCTGTGCTATGGGGAGTTTAGTGTCCGGATTCCCCATTCTGGCTCGGCATATCTCTACAGCTACATCACTGTAGGTGAACTCTGGGCTTTCATCACTGGCTGGAATCTCATCCTCTCCTTTGTTGTTGATGCATTGGCTGTGGTCCAGGCTTGGTTCTTAATGCTTGACATCTTCGTTGGGAACCAGATCTCTGAGACCCAGCAAGAGACCATCTCACAGTATGTTCCCCAAGTCATCGCAGATAATCTACACTATTTTTTTgtcatctttctgtttttgtttgtggaaCTGCTATCTATGAGTTGGCGTGGGTTCTTCATAGTTTTCAAACTGTTCACATTGTTGAGGGTTTTGGTTCTCAGCTTTTTCATCATCTCTGGCTTCATGAAGGGGGACCCGCACAACAGGAAACTCACAGAAGAGGACTACATACAGGCCGGACTCAATGGCACCTCTAGCTTGGGCCCTCCGGGCTCTGGAGGATTTGTCCCTTTTGGCTTTGAGGGCATTCTCCATGGATCAGCTACctgtttctatgcatttataGGTTTCCGCCATATTGTTACCAGAGTCAAGGAATCACACAATCCCCAGCATTCCATCCCCATAGGCATTGTAATTTCACAGCTCATCTGCTTTTTGCTGTATTGTGGTGTCTCTGTGGCACTTACACTCATGGTTCCTTACTACCAGCTTCGACCTGGGAGTACCTTGCCTGAGGCATTTCTCCATATTGGCTGGGTCCCTGCCTATTATGTTGTAGCTTTTGCAATTTTTTGTAGTATTCTTATCAGCACCTATTGGGGCTTTATGTTCCCTATACATCAGATGATACGCATGATGGCAGAGGATAACGTCTTGTTCCCTTTTCTTGCCAGGATCCATACTGTCGCATATGCCCGTATCATATCCACCGTGATCTTTGGCATTATTGCAATAATCATGGTATTCTTCTTTGGACTCACTGATCTTCTGGACCTCAGGTCAATTGGGACCTTGATATCTCATTCCCTGGTAGCTCTTTGTGTTCTCATCATCAGGTATCAGcctgagaggaggaaggaggaaaatgaacCACAACTGCAGGAAGAGAATGGGGAAATTGAACCAAAAGTACAGGAagagaatgaggaaaatgaaacagaggTGCAACAGGAGAATGGGGGAAATGAAATACAGGAGCAAGGGGAAACTGCACCTGCATCAGAGAAGCTGATTCTAAGGACAATATTTTTTCCaggcagccccacccccactccactctCTGGCTGGGTTGTCTATGTTTGCTCTTCACTGCTTGTTCTGCTGCTGACTCTCCTCTGCCTGGTGCTGGCCCACTGGCCAGGTCCGCTTTCTGGAGACCTAGTGCCTATTACCGTGATTGTTCTGCTCCTGGTGCTCATCATTGGGATCACTGGGGTCATCTGGAGACAGCCACAGAGCTCCACTCACCTGCCCTTTAAGGTCCCTGCtgtgcctctcctcccactcctgaGCATCTTTGTGAATGTTTGCCTTATGCTACAGATGTCAGCTGCCACCTGGGCCTTTTTTGGTGTCTGGATGTTGATTGGGGTTGCTTTCTACTTTGGCAATGGGATCCAGCAAAGCCTGGTCACTTGA